The Xanthomonas sontii genome contains a region encoding:
- a CDS encoding diguanylate cyclase: MSHPLSIAPIAPDGSPAQQRILLVENSRTFTDLLRAAIEQRVELPVVVVSTLAEAAAALDDGGPWFLALTGLVLADGDRDTVVDFFVARGLPTVVVSGVYDESLRKRILTQQIIDFVLKNAPDSIDYLAWLVQRLARNRSITALVVDDSPSARAYAASLLSMYGYRVVEAADGAAGLRAIEANPSIRLAVVDQEMPGMEGVEFTRRLRALRARDMLAVIGLSGNNDPSLVPRFLKNGANDFLRKPFSREEFFCRVSQNVDQLELIGTLQDLATRDFLTSLPNRRHFLEQSQRVLAKWLARQEPVCVAMLDIDHFKHINDTFGHEAGDEALRAVAATLAAHARPQDMVARFGGEEFCMLVPGLAPAAAADYFETLRARIADLVIPLGTQTLRLTISIGVSSSGPQRQTLHPLLTEADKYLYLAKAGGRNRVEHAPPAEPALSDAAA; this comes from the coding sequence ATGTCGCACCCGTTGTCGATCGCCCCGATCGCCCCCGACGGCAGCCCCGCACAGCAGCGCATCCTGCTGGTGGAAAACTCGCGCACCTTCACCGACCTGCTGCGCGCGGCGATCGAGCAACGGGTCGAACTGCCGGTCGTGGTGGTCTCCACCCTGGCCGAGGCCGCCGCCGCCCTGGATGACGGCGGCCCCTGGTTCCTGGCGCTGACCGGGCTGGTGCTGGCCGACGGCGACCGCGACACCGTCGTGGACTTCTTCGTCGCGCGCGGGCTGCCCACCGTGGTGGTCAGCGGGGTCTACGACGAGAGCCTGCGCAAGCGCATCCTGACCCAGCAGATCATCGACTTCGTCCTGAAGAACGCGCCGGACAGCATCGACTACCTGGCCTGGCTGGTGCAGCGACTGGCGCGCAACCGGTCCATCACCGCGCTGGTGGTGGACGACTCGCCGTCGGCGCGCGCCTACGCCGCCTCCCTGCTGTCGATGTACGGCTACCGCGTGGTCGAGGCCGCCGACGGCGCCGCCGGGCTGCGCGCGATCGAGGCCAATCCGTCCATCCGCCTGGCGGTGGTGGACCAGGAAATGCCGGGCATGGAAGGCGTGGAATTCACCCGCCGGCTGCGCGCATTGCGCGCGCGCGACATGCTGGCGGTGATCGGCCTGTCCGGCAACAACGACCCGTCGCTGGTACCGCGCTTCCTCAAGAACGGCGCCAACGACTTCCTGCGCAAGCCCTTCTCGCGCGAGGAGTTCTTCTGCCGGGTCTCGCAGAACGTGGATCAGCTGGAGCTGATCGGCACCCTGCAGGACCTGGCGACACGCGACTTCCTCACCAGCCTGCCCAACCGCCGGCACTTCCTCGAACAGAGCCAGCGCGTGCTGGCGAAGTGGCTGGCGCGGCAGGAGCCGGTCTGCGTGGCGATGCTCGACATCGACCATTTCAAGCACATCAACGACACCTTCGGCCACGAGGCCGGCGACGAAGCGCTGCGCGCGGTGGCGGCGACCCTGGCCGCGCACGCGCGCCCGCAGGACATGGTGGCGCGCTTCGGCGGCGAGGAATTCTGCATGTTGGTGCCGGGCCTGGCCCCCGCCGCGGCCGCCGATTACTTCGAAACCCTGCGCGCGCGCATCGCCGACCTCGTGATTCCGCTGGGCACGCAGACCCTGCGTCTCACCATCAGCATTGGCGTCAGCAGCAGCGGTCCGCAGCGGCAGACCCTGCATCCGCTGCTGACCGAGGCCGACAAGTACCTGTACCTGGCCAAGGCCGGCGGCCGCAACCGGGTCGAACACGCGCCGCCGGCGGAGCCGGCGCTCAGCGACGCGGCCGCCTGA
- a CDS encoding MFS transporter: protein MTVAASPVPPVNSPRRVLLASLVGTTIEFFDFYIYATAAVLVFPKLFFPEGDADAAQLQSLATFAVAFVARPLGSALFGHFGDRIGRKATLVAALLTMGLSTVLIGLLPGYDRIGLWAPALLVLCRFGQGLGLGGEWGGAVLLATENAPPGKRAWYGMFPQLGAPLGFLLCSGIFLLLGALLDEAQFLRWGWRIPFVASALLVITGLWVRLRIHETPDFQRALDRNERVRLPMQTVLSRHVGATALGTFAVLATFVLFYLMTVFALGYGTTTLHYSREQFLLLQMVGILFFAAGIPLSAWYGDRRGTRPAMLVASVAIVAFGLFFAPLFQAGQPWQVLGFLALGFFFMGLTYGPCGTLLAELYPVPVRYTGASLAFNLAGIVGAAPAPYVAVWLATHYGLPWVGYYLSAAALLTLLALLAIRRPRR, encoded by the coding sequence ATGACCGTTGCCGCGTCTCCCGTTCCGCCCGTCAACTCGCCGCGTCGCGTGCTGCTGGCCAGCCTGGTCGGCACCACCATCGAGTTCTTCGACTTCTACATCTACGCCACCGCTGCGGTGCTGGTGTTCCCCAAGCTGTTCTTCCCCGAAGGCGATGCCGATGCGGCGCAGTTGCAGTCGCTGGCGACCTTCGCCGTGGCCTTCGTCGCGCGGCCGCTGGGATCGGCGCTGTTCGGCCATTTCGGCGACCGCATCGGCCGCAAGGCCACCCTGGTCGCGGCGCTGCTGACCATGGGCCTGTCCACCGTGCTGATCGGCCTGCTCCCCGGCTACGACCGGATCGGCCTGTGGGCGCCGGCGCTGCTGGTGCTGTGTCGCTTCGGCCAGGGCCTGGGCTTGGGCGGGGAGTGGGGCGGGGCGGTGCTGCTGGCCACCGAGAACGCGCCGCCGGGCAAGCGCGCCTGGTACGGCATGTTCCCGCAGCTGGGCGCGCCGCTGGGCTTCCTGCTGTGTTCGGGCATCTTCCTGCTGCTGGGCGCGCTGCTGGACGAGGCGCAGTTCCTGCGCTGGGGCTGGCGCATTCCGTTCGTCGCCAGCGCCCTGCTGGTGATCACCGGGCTGTGGGTGCGCCTGCGCATCCACGAGACCCCGGACTTCCAGCGCGCCCTGGACCGCAACGAGCGCGTGCGCCTGCCGATGCAGACGGTGCTGTCGCGGCACGTCGGCGCGACGGCGCTGGGCACGTTCGCGGTGCTGGCGACCTTCGTGCTGTTCTATCTGATGACGGTGTTCGCGCTGGGCTACGGCACCACCACGCTGCACTACAGCCGCGAGCAGTTCCTGCTGCTGCAGATGGTCGGCATCCTGTTCTTCGCCGCCGGCATCCCGTTGTCGGCCTGGTACGGCGACCGTCGCGGCACGCGCCCGGCGATGCTGGTGGCCAGCGTGGCCATCGTCGCGTTCGGGCTGTTCTTCGCGCCGCTGTTCCAGGCCGGGCAGCCCTGGCAGGTGCTGGGCTTCCTGGCGCTGGGATTCTTCTTCATGGGCCTGACCTACGGCCCCTGCGGCACGCTGCTGGCCGAACTGTATCCGGTGCCGGTGCGCTACACCGGCGCCTCGCTGGCGTTCAACCTGGCCGGCATCGTCGGCGCGGCGCCGGCGCCGTACGTGGCGGTGTGGCTGGCCACGCACTACGGCCTGCCGTGGGTGGGCTACTACCTCAGCGCGGCGGCGCTGCTGACCTTGCTGGCCCTGCTGGCGATCAGGCGGCCGCGTCGCTGA